The following are encoded together in the Marmota flaviventris isolate mMarFla1 chromosome 18, mMarFla1.hap1, whole genome shotgun sequence genome:
- the Pskh1 gene encoding serine/threonine-protein kinase H1 produces MGCGTSKVLPEPPKDVQLDLVKKVEPFSGTKSDVYKHFITEVDSVGPLKAGFPAANQYANSYSGAPTTGHTEPPSEPPRRARVAKYRAKFDPRVTAKYDIKALIGRGSFSRVVRVEHRATRQPYAIKMIETKYREGREVCESELRVLRRVRHANIIQLVEVFETQERVYMVMELATGGELFDRIIAKGSFTERDATRVLQMVLDGVRYLHALGITHRDLKPENLLYYHPGTDSKIIITDFGLASARKKGDDCLMKTTCGTPEYIAPEVLVRKPYTNSVDMWALGVIAYILLSGTMPFEDDNRTRLYRQILRGKYSYLGEPWPSVSNLAKDFIDRLLTVDPGARMTALQALRHPWVVSMAASSSMKNLHRSISQNLLKRASSRCQSTKSAQSTRSSRSTRSNKSRRVRERELRELNLRYQQQYNG; encoded by the exons ATGGGCTGTGGGACAAGCAAGGTTCTTCCTGAGCCGCCCAAGGATGTCCAGCTGGATCTGGTCAAGAAGGTGGAGCCCTTCAGTGGCACTAAGAGTGATGTATACAAGCATTTCATCACAGAGGTGGACAGTGTTGGCCCTCTCAAAGCTGGGTTCCCAGCTGCTAATCAGTATGCAAACTCCTATTCTGGTGCCCCCACTACTGGCCACACAGAGCCTCCCTCAGAACCACCACGCAGGGCCAGGGTGGCAAAGTACAGGGCCAAGTTTGACCCACGTGTTACAGCTAAGTATGACATCAAAGCCCTCATTGGCCGAGGCAGCTTTAGTCGAGTGGTACGTGTGGAGCACCGGGCAACCCGGCAACCATATGCCATCAAGATGATAGAGACCAAGTACCGAGAAGGGCGGGAGGTGTGTGAATCAGAGCTGCGTGTGCTGCGCCGGGTGCGCCATGCCAACATCATTCAGCTGGTGGAGGTGTTTGAAACGCAAGAGCGAGTGTACATGGTAATGGAGCTGGCCACTGGTGGTGAGCTGTTCGACCGCATCATTGCCAAGGGTTCCTTCACTGAGCGGGATGCTACGAGGGTGCTGCAGATGGTGCTGGATGGTGTTCGATACCTGCATGCCCTGGGCATCACACACCGAGACCTCAAGCCTGAAAATTTGCTCTACTACCATCCAGGCACTGATTCCAAGATCATCATCACTGACTTTGGCCTGGCCAGTGCCCGCAAGAAGGGCGATGACTGCCTGATGAAGACCACCTGTGGCACGCCTGAGTACATTGCTCCTGAGGTCCTCGTCCGCAAGCCATACACCAACTCTGTGGACATGTGGGCACTGGGTGTCATTGCCTACATCCTGCTCAGTGGTACCATGCCCTTTGAGGATGACAACCGCACCCGGCTATACCGGCAGATCCTCAGGGGCAAGTACAGTTATTTGGGGGAG CCCTGGCCCAGTGTATCCAATCTGGCCAAGGACTTCATTGACCGCCTGCTGACAGTGGACCCTGGAGCCCGTATGACTGCACTACAGGCCCTGAGGCACCCATGGGTGGTGAGCATGGCAGCCTCTTCATCCATGAAGAATCTGCACCGCTCCATCTCCCAGAACCTCCTCAAGCGTGCCTCCTCACGCTGCCAGAGCACCAAGTCGGCCCAGTCCACACGTTCCAGCCGCTCCACACGTTCCAACAAGTCACGCCGTGTGCGGGAGCGGGAGCTGCGAGAGCTCAACCTCCGCTATCAGCAACAATACAATGGCTGA
- the Ctrl gene encoding chymotrypsin-like protease CTRL-1 codes for MRLLRLTLGLILFGFSWGCGVPAIKPSLSFSQRIVNGENAVPGSWPWQVSLQDSNGFHFCGGSLINQYWVVTAAHCSVSPGRHFAVLGEYDRSSSTEPVQVLSISKAITHPSWNPTTLNNDLTLLKLASPARYTTYISPVCLASSNEALPQGLTCVTTGWGRLSGVGNVTPARLQQVVLPLVTVNQCRQYWGSRITDSMICAGASGASSCQGDSGGPLVCQKGNTWVLIGVVSWGTNNCDVQAPAMYTRVSKFNTWINQVIAYN; via the exons ATGCGACTGCTCAGGCTGACCCTCGGCTTGATCCTCTTTGGCTTCTCCTGGG GCTGCGGAGTTCCTGCCATTAAACCATCACTGAGCTTCAGCCAGAGGATTGTCAACGGGGAGAATGCTGTGCCAGGCTCCTGGCCCTGGCAGGTTTCCCTGCAG GACAGCAATGGCTTCCACTTCTGTGGTGGCTCTCTCATCAACCAGTACTGGGTGGTCACTGCTGCCCACTGCAGTGTCAG TCCTGGGCGCCACTTTGCTGTCCTGGGTGAGTACGACCGATCGTCTAGCACCGAGCCTGTGCAGGTACTATCCATCTCAAAG GCTATTACACACCCAAGCTGGAACCCCACCACTCTGAACAATGACCTAACGCTCTTGAAGCTCGCCTCACCAGCACGATACACAACCTACATCTCACCAGTCTGCCTGGCTTCCTCAAATGAGGCACTGCCTCAAGGCCTCACATGTGTCACCACTGGCTGGGGACGCCTCAGTGGCGTGG GCAATGTGACACCAGCACGTCTGCAGCAGGTGGTTCTACCTCTAGTCACCGTGAATCAATGCCGGCAGTACTGGGGCTCACGTATCACTGACTCCATGATCTGTGCAGGTGCCTCAGGTGCCTcttcatgccag GGTGACTCTGGAGGCCCTCTTGTGTGCCAGAAGGGGAACACATGGGTGCTTATTGGTGTTGTCTCCTGGGGCACCAATAATTGTGATGTGCAAGCACCTGCCATGTACACTCGAGTTAGCAAGTTCAACACTTGGATCAATCAGGTCATAGCCTACAACTGA
- the Psmb10 gene encoding proteasome subunit beta type-10, which translates to MLKTAQEPRGGFSFENCQRNASLERVLPGLRVPHARKTGTTIAGLVFRDGVILGADTRATNDSVVADKNCEKIHFIAPKIYCCGAGVAADAEMTTRMAASNMELHAMSTGREPRVATVTRLLRQTLFRYQGHVGASLIVGGVDLTGPQLYGVHPHGSYSRLPFTALGSGQDAALAVLEDRFQPNMTLEAAQGLLVEAITAGILGDLGSGGSVDACVITASGAQLLRTLSSPTEPIKRPDSYCFAPGTTAILTQTVKPLNLELLEETVQAMEVE; encoded by the exons ATGCTGAAGACCGCGCAGGAGCCCCGAGGGGGCTTCTCCTTCGAGAACTGCCAGAG AAACGCATCCTTGGAACGTGTCCTTCCCGGGCTTCGGGTTCCTCATGCGCGCAAGACTGGCACCACCATCGCAGGCCTTGTATTCCGA GACGGGGTCATCCTGGGCGCGGATACGAGGGCCACTAACGATTCAGTCGTGGCAGACAAGAATTGCGAGAAGATCCACTTCATTGCCCCCAAAATCTA CTGCTGTGGGGCTGGAGTAGCCGCAGACGCCGAAATGACTACACGGATGGCTGCATCCAACATGGAGCTACACGCAATGTCCACTGGACGCGAGCCTCGCGTGGCCACGGTCACTCGCCTCCTACGCCAGACGCTATTccg GTACCAGGGACACGTGGGCGCATCGCTGATCGTGGGCGGAGTAGATCTGACCGGACCGCAACTCTATGGCGTGCACCCCCACGGTTCCTACAGCCGACTGCCCTTTACGGCTCTGG GCTCCGGGCAGGACGCGGCCCTGGCAGTGCTGGAGGACCGGTTCCAGCCAAACATGACG CTGGAGGCTGCACAGGGGCTGCTGGTGGAAGCTATTACCGCAGGGATCCTGGGTGACTTGGGCTCTGGGGGCAGCGTGGATGCATGTGTGATCACCGCATCAGGTGCCCAGCTGCTGCGGACACTGAGCTCGCCCACAGAGCCTATAAAGAG GCCTGATAGCTACTGCTTTGCACCTGGAACCACAGCCATTCTGACCCAGACAGTGAAGCCATTGAACTTGGAGCTCCTAGAAGAAACTGTGCAGGCCATGGAGGTGGAATGA
- the Lcat gene encoding phosphatidylcholine-sterol acyltransferase, which yields MGPPGSPWQWVLLLLGLLLPPATPFWLLNVLFPPHTTPKAELSNHTRPVILVPGCLGNQLEAKLDKPDVVNWMCYRKTEDFFTIWLDLNMFLPLGVDCWIDNTRVVYNRSSGRVSNAPGVQIRVPGFGKTYSVEYLDSNKLAGYMHTLVQNLVNNGYVRDETVRAAPYDWRLEPSQQEEYYQKLAGLVEEMHAAYGKPVFLIGHSLGCLHLLYFLLRQPQSWKDRFIDGFISLGAPWGGSIKPMLVLASGDNQGIPLMSSIKLREEQRITTTSPWMFPSRHVWPEDHVFISTPSFNYTGRDFQRFFADLRFEEGWYMWLQSRDLLSGLPAPGVEVYCLYGVGLPTPRTYIYDHGFPYTDPVNVLYEDGDDTVATRSTELCGHWQSRQPQPVHLLPLHGTQHLNMVFSNQTLEHINAILLGAYRHGTPAPLTASPEPLPPE from the exons CCCTTCTGGCTCCTCAATGTGCTCTTCCCCCCGCACACCACGCCCAAGGCTGAGCTCAGTAACCACACTCGGCCCGTCATCCTCG TGCCTGGCTGCCTGGGGAATCAGCTTGAAGCCAAGCTGGATAAACCGGATGTGGTGAATTGGATGTGCTACCGCAAGACGGAGGACTTCTTTACCATCTGGCTGGATCTCAATATGTTTCTACCCCTTGGAGTGGACTGCTGGATTGATAACACCAG GGTTGTCTACAACCGCAGCTCTGGACGTGTATCCAATGCCCCTGGTGTACAGATCCGTGTCCCTGGCTTTGGCAAGACCTACTCTGTTGAGTACCTGGACAGCAACAAGCTAGCAG GTTATATGCATACACTGGTACAGAATCTGGTCAACAACGGGTACGTGCGGGATGAGACAGTGCGGGCTGCCCCCTATGACTGGCGGCTGGAGCCCA GCCAGCAAGAGGAGTACTACCAGAAGCTGGCTGGGCTGGTAGAAGAGATGCACGCCGCTTATGGGAAGCCCGTCTTCCTCATTGGACACAGCCTTGGCTGCCTGCACTTGCTTTATTTCTTGCTACGTCAACCTCAGTCCTGGAAAGACCGCTTCATTGATGGCTTCATCTCTCTTGGGGCTCCCTGGGGTGGCTCTATCAAGCCCATGCTGGTCTTGGCCTCAG GTGACAACCAGGGTATCCCACTCATGTCCAGCATCAAGCTGAGAGAGGAGCAGCGCATAACAACGACTTCCCCTTGGATGTTTCCCTCCCGCCATGTGTGGCCTGAGGATCATGTATTTATTTCCACGCCAAGCTTCAACTACACAGGCCGTGACTTCCAACGCTTCTTTGCAGACCTGCGCTTTGAAGAAGGCTGGTACATGTGGCTACAATCACGTGACCTGCTGTCAGGACTCCCAGCACCTGGTGTTGAAGTATACTGTCTGTATGGTGTGGGCCTGCCCACTCCACGCACTTACATCTACGACCATGGCTTCCCCTACACGGACCCTGTGAATGTGCTTTATGAGGACGGCGATGACACAGTTGCCACACGAAGCACTGAACTCTGTGGCCATTGGCAGAGCCGCCAACCACAGCCTGTACACCTGCTGCCCCTGCACGGGACACAGCACCTCAACATGGTCTTCAGCAACCAGACACTAGAGCACATCAATGCCATCCTGCTGGGTGCCTACCGCCATGGCACCCCTGCACCCCTGACTGCCAGCCCAGAGCCCCTGCCCCCTGAATAA